One window of the Natrinema sp. CBA1119 genome contains the following:
- a CDS encoding polysaccharide biosynthesis C-terminal domain-containing protein yields the protein MSDATSVSLGGETVKATAAKFTMAAIGFLGTIVFARALGPTGFGGYYLLFSLVKIADRAVNGWGTAVKKRYSEADAPSGELIGSQGLFTLVWMALAIAAAAVAASWLASYTGLPDAPVLFVVLLFAVTLFEPLDLIVQARGRVGASMWTDTLRSLLTFPLQLGLIVLGFGAAGMAYGLAAATFLTVPVLWYYVRTRPVAPSRATVSNLWSYARYSIPNSFLGQAYDRFDIILLGYLLAPAAAGRYEVALKLTVPATFVTMAASSGLMARVSHRHSKDEELGTDVSNTLSFTSIFAIPMFFGAVALSEQLVVTFFGPDYAAAAGLLVGLAAYQIAKTQAGVLTSVLYGIDRPDVNTRVSALTLAINVALGVALTLAYGAIGVVVATAVAETLRYVLSAAVVKRELSSVVLFPRTLGEQFAAGAVMFVVVVAAERAVPIDHWYQLLAIVALGAAVYGVTLTAISRKLRVTIRGVVRSSRLEL from the coding sequence ATGAGCGACGCGACGTCGGTCAGCCTCGGGGGCGAGACGGTCAAGGCGACGGCCGCGAAGTTCACGATGGCCGCGATCGGGTTCCTCGGAACGATCGTCTTCGCTCGAGCGCTCGGACCGACCGGATTCGGCGGCTACTACCTCCTCTTTTCGCTGGTGAAGATCGCCGATCGAGCGGTCAACGGCTGGGGAACGGCGGTCAAAAAGCGGTATTCGGAGGCCGACGCCCCGTCGGGGGAGCTGATCGGCAGCCAGGGGCTGTTCACGCTAGTGTGGATGGCGCTGGCCATCGCAGCCGCCGCCGTCGCCGCGAGCTGGCTCGCCTCCTACACGGGCCTCCCCGACGCGCCGGTGTTGTTCGTCGTCTTGCTGTTCGCGGTCACGCTGTTCGAACCGCTCGATCTGATCGTGCAGGCCCGCGGCCGCGTCGGGGCCTCGATGTGGACCGATACGCTCCGGTCGCTGCTCACATTCCCGCTCCAGCTCGGCCTGATCGTCCTCGGATTCGGCGCTGCGGGCATGGCCTACGGGCTGGCCGCGGCGACGTTCCTGACGGTCCCGGTCCTCTGGTACTACGTCCGAACGCGGCCGGTCGCGCCGAGCCGGGCGACCGTGTCGAACCTCTGGTCGTACGCCAGGTACAGCATTCCGAACTCGTTTCTCGGACAGGCCTACGACCGCTTCGACATCATCCTGCTGGGCTATCTGCTCGCCCCCGCCGCCGCCGGACGGTACGAGGTCGCGCTCAAGCTCACGGTGCCGGCGACGTTCGTGACGATGGCCGCCTCGAGCGGCCTGATGGCTCGCGTGAGCCACCGCCACAGTAAGGACGAGGAGCTTGGAACGGACGTCTCGAACACCCTCTCGTTCACGAGCATTTTTGCGATCCCGATGTTCTTCGGTGCCGTCGCGCTGTCCGAACAGCTCGTGGTGACGTTCTTCGGTCCCGACTACGCCGCGGCCGCGGGACTCCTCGTCGGACTCGCGGCGTACCAGATCGCGAAGACCCAGGCCGGCGTGCTCACGAGCGTGCTCTACGGGATCGACCGCCCGGACGTCAACACGCGCGTCTCAGCCCTGACGCTGGCGATCAACGTGGCTCTCGGCGTCGCGCTGACGCTCGCCTACGGCGCGATCGGCGTCGTGGTCGCGACGGCCGTCGCCGAGACGCTCCGATACGTGCTCTCGGCCGCCGTCGTCAAGCGGGAGCTCTCGTCGGTCGTCCTGTTTCCCCGGACGCTCGGCGAGCAGTTCGCGGCCGGCGCGGTGATGTTCGTCGTCGTCGTCGCCGCCGAGCGCGCCGTCCCGATCGACCACTGGTATCAGCTCCTCGCGATCGTCGCACTGGGTGCGGCGGTGTACGGCGTCACGCTGACGGCCATCAGCCGGAAGCTCCGCGTGACGATCAGAGGCGTCGTCCGCAGTTCGCGACTCGAGTTGTAG
- a CDS encoding phosphate ABC transporter substrate-binding protein PstS family protein, with translation MTDMDRSARSISRRKVLAATGAVGALSLAGCTENTGNGDNERVIVTGSSTVFPISDTLAEAFMDENDGVNVTTDPTGTGGGFNNNFCPGDSDINGASRPIADEEVSDCNDDGVEPIEFQIGADAVTMAVHNDSPVDCVTYDELAQIWSEDGAETWSDVNSDWPDEEIKRYGPPSTSGTFDWFRNNVIGDSGTHVSQYEKTEDDNKLVGGISSNENAIGYFGYAYYRENEDDLKALEIKESEDGECTAPSLDAASEGTYPMARPLFIYVSQESLDRDPVYNFVEFYIEQSSTDTITDIGYVPASDEQVEENLEKLESAAN, from the coding sequence ATGACTGATATGGACCGTTCGGCTCGATCGATTTCTCGACGAAAGGTTCTGGCGGCGACGGGCGCGGTGGGCGCGCTCTCGCTTGCCGGCTGTACCGAAAATACTGGCAACGGGGACAACGAGCGCGTCATCGTCACCGGAAGCAGTACGGTGTTTCCGATCTCCGACACGCTCGCCGAAGCGTTCATGGACGAAAACGACGGCGTCAACGTCACCACCGACCCGACCGGCACCGGTGGCGGGTTCAACAACAACTTCTGTCCCGGCGACTCCGACATCAACGGCGCGTCGCGGCCGATTGCGGACGAGGAGGTCAGCGACTGTAACGACGACGGCGTCGAGCCGATCGAGTTCCAGATCGGCGCCGACGCGGTCACCATGGCCGTCCACAACGATTCGCCGGTCGACTGCGTCACCTACGACGAACTCGCACAGATATGGTCCGAGGACGGTGCGGAGACGTGGTCCGATGTCAACTCCGACTGGCCCGACGAGGAGATCAAACGCTACGGCCCACCCTCGACGTCCGGCACGTTCGACTGGTTCAGAAACAACGTGATCGGCGACAGCGGGACCCACGTCAGCCAGTACGAGAAGACCGAGGACGACAACAAACTCGTCGGGGGAATCTCCTCGAACGAGAACGCGATCGGCTACTTCGGCTACGCGTACTACCGAGAGAACGAGGACGACCTCAAGGCGCTCGAGATCAAGGAGAGCGAGGACGGCGAGTGTACCGCGCCGAGTCTGGACGCGGCCAGCGAGGGAACGTACCCGATGGCACGGCCGCTTTTCATCTACGTCAGCCAGGAGTCGCTCGATCGGGACCCGGTCTACAACTTCGTCGAGTTCTACATCGAGCAGTCGTCGACCGACACCATCACCGACATCGGGTACGTCCCGGCGAGCGACGAGCAGGTCGAGGAGAACCTCGAGAAGCTAGAGAGCGCGGCGAACTGA
- the pstC gene encoding phosphate ABC transporter permease subunit PstC, giving the protein MSQAASQTSRRTLSLVRTAMELDRPSLLLATAQILLIIGAFVGFIVQSAWTITFLYGFLLAVGAGWLVRQALTAKIVTFLMTAATLSTLGLIAAFLVREAIPMFRYAGLDLIWPFGSNAWSTSQGQFSLVPMIWGTLLTTVIAILVAAPFGVAGALFISEIAPEWLRELVKPAVELLAGIPSIVYGFIGFTIINPYVGSMLSISPGALFAIGLVIGFMALPTVVSVAEDALSAVPQSMKDGSMAMGATDWQTMKSVSIPTAFSGISAAVLLGVGRAIGETMAATVMISHSRRLPQPEPYNVFDSTETLTTLIASSYGHVTPGELFWSALFAAGVLLMTIVTGLGIVSELIERRMHRKLRGGQ; this is encoded by the coding sequence ATGTCGCAAGCGGCGTCGCAGACGTCGCGCCGAACGCTGTCGCTGGTTCGAACGGCGATGGAACTGGACCGGCCGAGTCTGCTCCTTGCGACGGCACAGATACTGCTGATCATCGGGGCGTTCGTCGGTTTCATCGTCCAGTCGGCGTGGACGATCACGTTCCTGTACGGCTTCCTGCTGGCCGTCGGCGCCGGCTGGCTTGTCCGACAGGCGCTGACCGCGAAGATCGTGACGTTTCTGATGACCGCTGCAACGCTCTCGACGCTCGGCCTGATCGCGGCGTTTCTGGTCCGCGAAGCGATTCCGATGTTTCGCTACGCCGGTCTCGATCTCATCTGGCCGTTCGGCTCGAACGCGTGGAGCACCTCGCAGGGACAGTTCTCGCTCGTCCCGATGATCTGGGGGACGCTGCTCACGACGGTCATCGCGATTCTCGTCGCGGCACCGTTCGGCGTCGCCGGCGCGCTATTTATCAGCGAGATCGCGCCGGAGTGGCTGCGCGAACTCGTCAAGCCGGCCGTCGAACTGTTGGCGGGGATCCCGTCGATCGTGTACGGGTTCATCGGGTTCACGATCATCAACCCGTACGTCGGGAGTATGCTGTCGATCAGTCCGGGCGCGCTGTTCGCGATCGGACTCGTGATCGGGTTCATGGCGCTCCCGACGGTCGTCTCCGTGGCCGAAGACGCTCTCTCGGCTGTCCCGCAGTCGATGAAAGACGGATCCATGGCGATGGGTGCGACGGACTGGCAGACGATGAAAAGCGTCTCCATCCCGACCGCGTTCTCCGGTATTTCGGCGGCCGTGTTGCTCGGAGTCGGCCGAGCAATCGGAGAGACCATGGCCGCGACGGTCATGATCTCACACAGTCGCAGGCTGCCCCAACCGGAACCGTACAACGTCTTCGATAGCACGGAAACGCTGACGACGCTCATCGCTTCCAGTTACGGACACGTGACGCCCGGCGAACTGTTCTGGAGCGCGCTGTTCGCCGCCGGCGTCCTCCTGATGACCATCGTCACTGGTCTCGGTATCGTTTCGGAGCTCATCGAACGGCGGATGCACCGCAAGCTGCGGGGTGGACAATGA
- the phoU gene encoding phosphate signaling complex protein PhoU, which yields MAREDYRKRLERLREAVVALGDLVREQLADGLSALFAGDRELARDVIAGDSAVNRRAREIEGDCLDLLALEQPVAGDLRFVVAAFKIVTDLERVGDLATNLAEYTLESTGSAPTLPDVDFERIAALALEQLERAIEAFVTDDPDGCVAVATRDDELDARCASVAERVVRTLIDLRAGGGTNEKQRVGDEAGGPPVADVLTDVSRTFVIVRDLERVGDHAVNVAARTLYALESDEELLR from the coding sequence ATGGCCCGCGAGGACTACCGGAAACGCCTCGAGCGCCTCCGCGAGGCGGTCGTCGCACTGGGTGACCTCGTCCGCGAGCAGCTCGCGGACGGACTCAGCGCGCTGTTCGCCGGCGATCGAGAACTCGCGCGCGACGTTATCGCGGGCGACTCGGCCGTCAACCGTCGCGCCCGCGAGATCGAAGGCGACTGTCTCGACCTGCTCGCGCTCGAGCAGCCGGTCGCCGGCGACCTGCGATTCGTCGTCGCCGCGTTCAAGATCGTCACCGACCTCGAGCGGGTCGGAGATCTCGCGACGAACCTGGCCGAGTACACGCTAGAGTCGACCGGCTCCGCCCCGACGCTTCCGGATGTCGACTTCGAACGGATCGCCGCGCTCGCGCTCGAGCAACTCGAGCGGGCGATCGAGGCGTTCGTCACGGACGACCCGGACGGCTGTGTTGCCGTCGCAACGCGCGACGACGAACTGGACGCCCGCTGTGCCAGCGTCGCCGAGCGCGTCGTGCGGACCCTCATCGATCTCCGTGCCGGGGGCGGGACGAACGAGAAGCAGCGAGTCGGGGACGAGGCCGGCGGCCCGCCAGTCGCGGACGTGTTGACCGATGTCTCGCGGACGTTCGTGATCGTTCGCGACCTCGAGCGGGTCGGCGATCACGCGGTGAACGTGGCCGCCCGGACGCTGTACGCGCTCGAGAGCGACGAGGAGCTACTCAGGTAG
- a CDS encoding PstS family phosphate ABC transporter substrate-binding protein produces the protein MADNQFGRSADGVSRRKFIAATGAIGTMAAAGCLGNADEGNGTEPLTADGSSTVYPITNDADSLWNGNPPADDEEYWGPGQYDIDTDENLADYWAGLYGFEPTEERSVPPFSTQIALSHSGTGVEGVINERVDIGDASSTAESILGSDHEELDNIVDHVVAVDGQPIVVSREIYDAGVTQVTGDELRAIYKQEITNWSELGGPDQEIYAIGRAEDSGTDTAFRNNLYGDPEEPIEPDTRKGQNQQVATLVEQNDNAIAYIALAFVEPDGATPPIGLELDGTLYEYGNNLGAKEYPLSRDLHCYTYEDTDNRESAFLNMILSDFGQQNFVEPNNYFKLPTERREEERGKLADQA, from the coding sequence ATGGCAGACAACCAGTTCGGACGCTCTGCTGACGGGGTATCGCGACGGAAGTTCATTGCGGCGACCGGCGCTATTGGGACGATGGCGGCCGCCGGCTGTCTCGGAAACGCAGACGAGGGCAACGGTACCGAACCGCTGACGGCCGACGGCTCGTCGACCGTTTATCCGATCACCAACGACGCCGATTCGCTGTGGAACGGGAACCCGCCGGCCGACGACGAGGAGTACTGGGGTCCGGGACAGTACGACATCGATACGGACGAGAACCTCGCTGACTACTGGGCGGGCCTCTACGGCTTCGAACCGACCGAAGAGCGCAGCGTCCCGCCGTTTTCGACACAGATCGCGTTGAGCCACTCCGGGACGGGTGTCGAGGGCGTCATCAACGAGCGCGTCGATATCGGTGACGCGAGTTCGACGGCTGAATCCATCCTCGGATCGGACCACGAAGAACTGGACAACATCGTCGACCACGTCGTCGCCGTCGACGGCCAGCCGATCGTCGTGAGCCGGGAAATATACGACGCGGGCGTCACGCAGGTCACCGGCGACGAACTCCGCGCAATCTACAAACAGGAGATCACGAACTGGAGCGAACTCGGCGGCCCGGACCAGGAGATCTACGCCATCGGCCGCGCGGAGGACTCCGGGACCGACACCGCGTTCCGTAACAACCTCTACGGTGACCCCGAGGAGCCGATCGAACCCGACACACGGAAAGGTCAGAACCAGCAGGTCGCGACCCTCGTCGAGCAAAACGACAACGCGATCGCCTACATCGCGCTCGCGTTCGTCGAACCGGACGGCGCGACCCCGCCGATCGGCCTCGAGCTGGATGGCACCCTCTACGAGTACGGCAACAACCTCGGTGCGAAGGAGTACCCGCTCAGCCGCGACCTTCACTGTTACACCTACGAGGATACCGACAATCGCGAGAGCGCCTTCCTCAACATGATCCTCTCGGACTTCGGGCAGCAGAACTTCGTCGAACCGAACAACTACTTCAAACTCCCGACGGAGCGCCGCGAGGAGGAACGAGGAAAGCTGGCGGACCAGGCCTGA
- a CDS encoding histidine kinase → MTLRSFIDEVGPPNQTIAVISDDAMGPLESMLAETFGDQPIAVESGLRADDIADPPPAVARTLEADGDTAVLLEDGRPVAASSMLELYDSLLAINSDLFVTGARGIGEIEFPDVLAGLENTRLRLRGYPLAHKEKLLLILVSRYIEQRTWNAGSGTLHSAFQRLSRIDDEIGTAEVYAELAATDVETHVYGVDDGTAVGLDLTVHTGTEAEYRDAWFVVYEPDDSAARADGEAAQPLALLCLETEPRIWDGFWTADPAQVATIADYIAENL, encoded by the coding sequence GTGACACTTCGATCGTTTATCGACGAGGTTGGCCCCCCGAACCAAACGATCGCGGTTATCAGCGACGACGCGATGGGTCCCCTCGAGTCGATGCTCGCCGAGACGTTCGGGGACCAGCCGATCGCCGTCGAGAGCGGGCTCAGGGCGGACGACATCGCCGATCCGCCGCCGGCAGTGGCCCGGACGCTCGAGGCGGACGGCGACACGGCCGTCCTGCTCGAGGACGGGCGACCGGTCGCTGCCTCCTCGATGCTCGAACTGTACGACTCGTTGCTCGCGATCAATTCCGATCTATTCGTCACCGGCGCGCGCGGCATCGGCGAGATCGAGTTCCCCGACGTCCTGGCGGGCCTCGAGAACACGCGACTTCGGCTTCGCGGCTATCCGCTCGCGCACAAGGAGAAACTGCTGTTGATCCTCGTCTCGCGCTACATCGAGCAACGGACCTGGAACGCGGGCAGCGGGACCCTTCACAGCGCGTTTCAGCGACTCTCGCGCATCGACGACGAGATCGGGACCGCCGAGGTCTACGCCGAACTGGCGGCGACGGACGTCGAGACCCACGTTTACGGCGTCGACGACGGGACGGCGGTCGGCCTCGATCTGACCGTCCACACCGGAACGGAGGCCGAGTATCGGGACGCCTGGTTCGTCGTCTACGAACCGGACGACTCCGCCGCCCGCGCGGACGGAGAGGCGGCCCAGCCGTTGGCATTGCTCTGTCTCGAAACCGAGCCGCGCATCTGGGACGGGTTCTGGACTGCCGATCCGGCACAGGTCGCAACGATCGCCGATTATATCGCCGAGAACCTGTAA
- the pstB gene encoding phosphate ABC transporter ATP-binding protein PstB: MTESSVTTAADRTEADGYPSSNETTTGESDERTKAEWREYAFDGDPVLSVEDLNVWYGDDHALQDISIDIPERSVTALIGPSGCGKSTFLRCLNRMNDRIKGARVEGEVAFNAQNVYADGTNLVELRKRIGMVFQHPNPFPKSIRDNVAYGPRKHGDIDRGLVPRLLGRDEKAREDELVERCLRDAALWDEVEDRLDDNALGLSGGQQQRLCIARCLAVDPEIILMDEPASALDPIATAKIEDLIEDLAEEYTVVIVTHNMQQAARISDQTAVFLTGGELVEYGDTDQVFENPRSQRVEDYITGKFG, translated from the coding sequence ATGACAGAATCCAGCGTTACCACGGCAGCGGACCGAACGGAAGCCGACGGATACCCGTCGAGCAATGAAACGACGACCGGCGAGAGCGACGAGCGCACGAAAGCGGAGTGGCGCGAGTACGCGTTCGACGGCGACCCGGTCCTTTCGGTCGAGGATTTGAACGTCTGGTACGGCGACGACCACGCGCTGCAGGACATCTCGATCGACATTCCCGAACGGAGCGTGACGGCGCTCATCGGTCCGTCGGGGTGTGGCAAGTCCACGTTCCTCCGGTGTCTCAACCGGATGAACGATCGGATCAAAGGCGCTCGCGTCGAGGGAGAGGTCGCGTTCAACGCGCAGAACGTCTACGCCGATGGAACCAACCTCGTCGAACTGCGGAAACGCATCGGCATGGTGTTCCAGCATCCGAACCCGTTCCCGAAGTCGATCCGGGACAACGTCGCCTACGGCCCGCGAAAACACGGTGACATCGACCGTGGGTTGGTTCCCAGGTTACTCGGACGCGACGAGAAAGCGAGAGAGGACGAACTGGTCGAACGGTGCCTTCGCGACGCCGCCCTCTGGGACGAGGTTGAAGACCGCCTCGATGACAACGCGCTGGGACTGTCCGGCGGCCAGCAACAGCGGCTGTGCATCGCCAGGTGTCTCGCCGTCGACCCCGAGATCATCTTGATGGACGAACCGGCCTCGGCGCTCGACCCGATCGCCACCGCGAAGATCGAGGACCTCATCGAGGACCTCGCCGAGGAGTATACGGTCGTCATCGTCACGCACAACATGCAACAGGCTGCCCGTATCTCGGACCAGACCGCCGTCTTCCTAACCGGCGGGGAACTCGTGGAGTACGGCGATACCGATCAGGTGTTCGAGAACCCGCGGAGCCAGCGCGTCGAAGATTACATCACCGGCAAGTTCGGGTGA
- the pstA gene encoding phosphate ABC transporter permease PstA, translating to MAYEGFGTRGRQNGAFLLISFGVLLTLSVLVFLLTFVFERGITVVLENLTVGAGTALLLAVAALVLSVRVGHVNPATADGTDKIVSFVHLAVVVVLSLVGIVFAYTIAANHTLSGYAVTVEPTSTVGALPGLLVGIVFLDVLRRSTRPWSPEIGAGRTVARLLAVAVGAMAVLVLLELVAGIELAVVPILAIAVGGVSAATAVVTAGAHVSGRHLPTWIPPLSRMGAVAVGAFVVCCLHATVTGTDVGGTVGIAASGAIDWPFVMNPSKGLGIQKGVMPAMVGTIWLVLGAVVFAVPLAVGAAVFLTEYAEDSIFTRAVDIATNGLWSTPSIVFGLFGLAFLVPRFGGTPSIFASQLVLGFMLLPLVLITSREAMKSVPDEYRDASAALGVSKWETIRSVVVPASMPGVITGVILGVGRIAGETAPLLLVLNGPNFSTRSPGILSSFMVRVSLQPPFVHVSNPALLERASALPYQLYAVITAGVAAEEPFGWGTALVLLCVVLSFFAMGVASRRYFRRKLHQ from the coding sequence ATCGCGTACGAGGGATTCGGAACGCGCGGCAGGCAGAACGGGGCGTTCTTGCTGATATCGTTCGGCGTATTGCTCACGCTCTCGGTGCTCGTTTTCCTGCTTACGTTCGTGTTCGAACGGGGGATCACGGTCGTACTCGAGAACCTCACGGTCGGTGCCGGGACGGCGCTACTTCTCGCCGTCGCGGCGCTGGTCCTGTCGGTGAGAGTCGGGCACGTCAACCCGGCGACGGCCGACGGCACGGACAAAATCGTCTCGTTCGTTCATCTCGCCGTGGTGGTCGTGCTCTCCCTCGTCGGTATCGTCTTCGCGTATACGATCGCCGCGAATCACACCCTCTCGGGATACGCGGTGACGGTCGAACCGACGAGCACCGTCGGTGCGCTGCCGGGGCTGCTCGTCGGCATCGTCTTCCTGGACGTGCTCCGCCGCTCGACTCGGCCGTGGTCGCCGGAAATTGGCGCGGGCCGTACCGTCGCCCGTCTCCTCGCCGTCGCCGTCGGCGCGATGGCCGTTCTCGTCCTCCTCGAACTCGTCGCGGGGATCGAGCTCGCGGTCGTACCGATACTCGCGATAGCCGTGGGTGGCGTTTCGGCGGCTACCGCCGTCGTGACCGCTGGCGCGCACGTCAGCGGTCGGCATCTTCCGACGTGGATCCCGCCGTTGTCGCGGATGGGGGCCGTCGCAGTGGGCGCGTTCGTCGTCTGCTGCCTTCACGCGACCGTCACGGGTACCGACGTCGGCGGTACGGTCGGTATCGCCGCCAGCGGTGCCATCGACTGGCCGTTCGTGATGAACCCGTCGAAGGGGCTCGGCATCCAGAAAGGCGTGATGCCGGCGATGGTCGGGACGATCTGGCTCGTTCTCGGCGCGGTCGTGTTCGCGGTTCCCTTGGCCGTCGGTGCCGCCGTCTTCCTCACCGAGTACGCCGAAGACAGCATCTTCACCCGCGCGGTCGACATCGCCACGAACGGACTGTGGAGCACCCCAAGCATCGTCTTCGGCCTGTTCGGCCTCGCGTTCCTCGTCCCGCGCTTCGGCGGTACCCCCTCCATCTTCGCGAGCCAGTTGGTGCTCGGATTCATGCTGCTCCCGCTCGTGCTCATCACGAGTCGGGAAGCCATGAAGAGCGTGCCCGACGAGTACCGTGACGCGAGCGCCGCACTCGGCGTTTCGAAATGGGAAACGATCAGAAGCGTCGTCGTCCCCGCATCGATGCCGGGGGTCATTACCGGGGTTATCCTCGGTGTCGGTCGAATCGCCGGCGAAACCGCACCCCTGTTGCTTGTCCTGAACGGGCCGAACTTCTCGACCAGGTCGCCCGGTATCCTCTCCAGTTTCATGGTCCGGGTCAGCCTCCAGCCGCCGTTCGTCCACGTCTCTAACCCCGCACTGCTCGAGCGGGCGAGCGCACTTCCCTACCAGCTGTACGCGGTTATCACCGCCGGTGTCGCTGCCGAAGAGCCATTCGGCTGGGGAACGGCGCTCGTCTTGCTCTGCGTCGTCCTCTCGTTCTTCGCGATGGGTGTCGCGAGCCGACGCTACTTCAGGAGGAAACTACACCAATGA
- the pstC gene encoding phosphate ABC transporter permease subunit PstC has translation MSERSIDVDLTRSSSGQVVKERIYKWLLFACAALTVFVTVAIIYTLARDALTFFDMVPAAEFFTETEWFVTGDGGNFGIWPLVTATLIITVVSAMVAVPTGVAAAVYLSEYASDRMRSVLKPSLEILAGIPTVVYGYLALVYLTPALQAIGIPVGTFNLLSASIMVGIMIIPMVSSLSEDAMSSVPDSLRQAGYGMGATKYEVSTGIVIPAAVSGIFSSFILALSRAIGETMIVVMAAGLRPRMFDFSNPLNNLLNSGQPMTAGMVNAVTSDATGGSATYLSMFALGLTLFVITFAMNLASDYVAARYQEEYQ, from the coding sequence ATGAGTGAGCGATCGATAGACGTCGATCTGACGCGATCGTCGTCGGGTCAAGTCGTCAAAGAACGCATTTACAAGTGGCTGCTGTTCGCCTGTGCCGCGTTGACGGTCTTCGTGACGGTCGCGATCATTTACACGCTCGCGAGGGACGCGCTCACGTTCTTCGACATGGTTCCGGCAGCGGAGTTCTTCACCGAAACCGAGTGGTTCGTCACCGGGGACGGGGGGAACTTCGGCATCTGGCCGCTCGTGACCGCGACGCTGATCATCACCGTCGTTTCGGCGATGGTGGCCGTTCCGACCGGCGTGGCGGCCGCCGTCTACCTCAGCGAGTACGCGAGCGACCGCATGCGATCGGTTCTGAAACCCTCGCTCGAAATTCTCGCCGGCATTCCGACGGTCGTCTACGGCTACCTGGCGCTGGTCTATCTGACGCCCGCGCTGCAGGCGATCGGAATCCCGGTCGGGACGTTCAACCTGTTGAGCGCGTCGATCATGGTCGGGATCATGATCATCCCGATGGTGTCGTCGCTGTCCGAGGACGCGATGAGTTCCGTCCCCGATTCGCTCCGACAGGCCGGCTACGGCATGGGCGCGACGAAATATGAGGTTTCGACCGGGATCGTAATCCCGGCGGCTGTCTCGGGGATTTTCTCGTCGTTCATCCTCGCGCTCTCGCGGGCGATCGGCGAGACCATGATCGTCGTCATGGCCGCCGGCCTGCGGCCGCGGATGTTCGACTTCTCGAACCCGCTGAACAACCTGCTCAACTCGGGCCAGCCGATGACGGCGGGGATGGTAAACGCCGTGACGAGCGACGCGACCGGCGGCTCGGCGACGTATCTGAGTATGTTCGCACTCGGACTGACGCTGTTCGTGATTACGTTCGCCATGAACCTCGCGAGTGACTACGTGGCGGCACGATATCAGGAGGAATACCAATGA